One region of Citrus sinensis cultivar Valencia sweet orange chromosome 6, DVS_A1.0, whole genome shotgun sequence genomic DNA includes:
- the LOC102607361 gene encoding uncharacterized protein LOC102607361, with amino-acid sequence MNRRIILWAILLVGLCRIEAKAQASSSIYDHLKAHGLPIGILPKGITEYYVDPTSGFFQINLTEPCDAKFENQFHYDFNISGYLSMGKIGELSGVSQQELFLWFPVRCIRVDDPSSGLIYFDVGVVDKQFSLSLFEDPRDCTAADPDDHSSNGFQFQDQFVSLGHEIGRKGILRADS; translated from the exons atgaATCGTCGAATAATTTTATGGGCAATTTTGTTGGTGGGTCTTTGCAGAATCGAGGCAAAAGCTCAAGCATCCTCGTCAATATACGATCACTTGAAGGCTCACGGCTTGCCGATCGGGATTCTGCCGAAGGGCATAACGGAATATTACGTGGACCCCACCTCAGGATTCTTCCAAATCAACCTAACGGAGCCATGCGATGCCAAGTTCGAGAACCAGTTCCATTACGACTTCAACATCTCAGGGTATTTATCTATGGGCAAGATCGGGGAATTATCCGGTGTTTCGCAGCAGGAACTGTTTCTGTGGTTCCCCGTCCGATGCATACGGGTTGATGATCCTAGTTCTgggttaatttattttgatgttgGTGTTGTTGATAAGCagttctctctttctctttttgagGACCCTCGTGATTGCACAGCCGCTGATCCTGATGATCATTCATCGAACGGTTTTCAg ttTCAGGACCAGTTCGTTAGTCTTGGGCATGAAATTGGTCGGAAAGGCATTCTAAGGGCTGATTCATAG